In Cupriavidus basilensis, the following proteins share a genomic window:
- a CDS encoding 2-hydroxychromene-2-carboxylate isomerase gives MSKQVEFYFDFGSPYSYLAYKELPRVAQRTGAQIVWRPILLGGVFKATGNHSPAEIPAKGRWSKTDTARWSRRYGANLQQNPHFPVNTLALMRAAVGFQLQDEAAFHRYAETIFAAMWEQQRNLNDPAEIGAALTAAGFDARQVLAMIDDPAVKDALKQATEAAVARGVFGAPSFFVGDELFWGNDRLLFVEEALAA, from the coding sequence ATGAGCAAGCAAGTGGAATTCTATTTCGACTTCGGCAGCCCGTATTCCTACCTGGCCTACAAGGAATTGCCGCGCGTGGCGCAGCGCACCGGCGCACAGATCGTATGGCGGCCCATCCTGCTGGGCGGCGTGTTCAAGGCCACCGGCAACCACAGCCCCGCGGAGATCCCCGCCAAGGGCCGCTGGTCAAAGACCGACACCGCGCGCTGGTCGCGCCGGTACGGTGCCAACCTGCAGCAGAATCCGCATTTCCCGGTCAACACGCTGGCGTTGATGCGCGCCGCGGTCGGCTTCCAGTTGCAGGACGAGGCCGCGTTCCACCGCTATGCGGAGACGATCTTCGCCGCCATGTGGGAGCAGCAACGTAACCTGAACGACCCCGCCGAGATTGGCGCCGCGCTCACCGCCGCCGGGTTCGACGCGCGCCAGGTGCTGGCGATGATCGATGACCCGGCGGTGAAGGATGCGCTGAAGCAGGCCACCGAGGCCGCGGTAGCGCGCGGCGTGTTCGGCGCCCCAAGCTTTTTCGTCGGCGACGAATTGTTCTGGGGCAATGACCGCCTGCTGTTTGTCGAGGAAGCGCTGGCCGCATAG
- a CDS encoding AI-2E family transporter encodes MADLKAGPAAQSQSSACADAVAGADEGRQAAAASQPPASDAATAGASATQPAVAATLPVVPSRRGDLALTILAVLASLYTLHLASAFVIPVVLAVVVAYMLDPLVTVLCARRIPRVLGASLVLLALLAGVVCCAYLLQDQVAGLIDRLPEVATKLSRSVGALLSGDDSMVQKIRRAATVLGGTGQGPPVRGSRIVVERAGDSLNNILLAGSVGAFAVAGQAAVVLFLAFFMLVSGDMFKRKFIKMAGTTLSQKKISVHMLDEINRQIQRYMVMLLVTNAMVGALTWFLLKWLQVDNAGTWSLAAAALHLVPYFGAVLIAVCIGLAAFMQSGDFALAAMAAGGSLLVATLIGALVTTWMTGRMAKMNAVAVFVVLLLFTWLWGTWGVLLAIPIAVIAKVVADHVQGLEVLAEFLGE; translated from the coding sequence ATGGCTGATCTGAAAGCCGGCCCCGCTGCACAAAGCCAGTCGTCTGCCTGCGCGGATGCCGTTGCCGGCGCCGACGAAGGCCGGCAGGCTGCCGCTGCCAGCCAGCCGCCGGCGTCTGACGCCGCAACTGCGGGCGCATCGGCGACCCAGCCTGCCGTGGCCGCAACCCTTCCTGTCGTCCCGTCCAGGCGCGGCGACCTGGCTCTGACCATCCTCGCGGTGCTCGCGTCGCTCTACACGCTGCACCTTGCCAGCGCTTTCGTGATCCCCGTGGTGCTGGCGGTGGTCGTCGCCTACATGCTCGATCCGCTGGTCACCGTGCTGTGCGCACGGCGCATCCCGCGCGTGCTCGGTGCCTCGCTGGTGCTGCTGGCGCTGCTGGCTGGCGTGGTCTGCTGCGCATACTTGTTGCAGGATCAGGTTGCCGGCCTGATCGACCGCTTGCCGGAAGTGGCCACCAAGCTGTCGCGCTCCGTGGGCGCCTTGCTCAGCGGCGACGACTCGATGGTGCAAAAGATCCGGCGGGCGGCCACGGTGCTGGGTGGCACCGGGCAAGGGCCGCCCGTGCGTGGCTCCCGGATCGTGGTGGAGCGCGCCGGGGATTCGCTCAACAATATCCTGCTGGCCGGTTCGGTCGGCGCCTTTGCCGTCGCCGGGCAGGCCGCGGTGGTGTTGTTCCTCGCCTTTTTCATGCTGGTGTCCGGAGACATGTTCAAGCGCAAGTTCATCAAGATGGCGGGTACCACGCTGTCGCAGAAGAAGATCAGCGTGCACATGCTCGACGAGATCAACCGGCAGATCCAGCGTTATATGGTGATGCTGCTGGTCACCAACGCCATGGTGGGCGCGCTGACCTGGTTCCTGCTGAAATGGCTGCAAGTGGATAACGCCGGCACGTGGTCGCTGGCCGCCGCGGCGTTGCACCTGGTGCCTTACTTCGGTGCGGTGCTCATTGCGGTTTGCATCGGGCTTGCCGCCTTCATGCAGTCAGGTGACTTCGCGCTGGCGGCAATGGCGGCAGGCGGCTCGCTGCTGGTCGCCACGCTGATCGGCGCGCTGGTGACCACCTGGATGACGGGGCGCATGGCCAAGATGAACGCCGTCGCGGTGTTCGTCGTGCTGCTGCTCTTCACCTGGCTATGGGGCACCTGGGGCGTGCTGCTGGCGATTCCCATCGCCGTGATCGCCAAGGTGGTGGCGGATCATGTGCAGGGTCTGGAAGTGCTGGCGGAGTTTCTGGGCGAGTGA
- a CDS encoding sulfite exporter TauE/SafE family protein, with the protein MEFPVLILALGAVVAGFVQGLSGFAFGMVAMSFWVWTVEPRLAATMAVFGSLTGQVVAAVTVRRSFSPRQLLPFVAGGILGIPIGVAILPALNPSVFRACLGGLLVIWCPLMLMSRQLPRIRAGGRVADGVIGAAGGIMGGIGGFTGVIPTLWCTLRGLAKDEQRAIIQSFNLATLAVTMATYVGTGIVTRDMLPMFLVVGPAMLVPSILGARLYIGISEIAFRRIVLSLLTASGVALLSASLPKLLGTLH; encoded by the coding sequence ATGGAATTTCCTGTCCTGATCCTGGCGCTGGGCGCCGTCGTGGCCGGCTTCGTGCAAGGCTTGTCCGGGTTTGCCTTCGGCATGGTGGCCATGTCCTTCTGGGTCTGGACCGTGGAGCCGCGCCTGGCCGCGACGATGGCGGTGTTCGGTTCGCTGACCGGGCAGGTGGTGGCGGCGGTGACGGTGCGGCGCAGCTTTTCACCTCGGCAGTTGCTGCCCTTCGTGGCCGGCGGCATCCTGGGCATTCCCATCGGCGTGGCGATCCTGCCAGCGCTCAATCCCAGCGTGTTCAGGGCTTGCCTGGGTGGGCTGCTGGTCATCTGGTGTCCGCTGATGCTGATGTCCAGGCAACTACCCCGCATCCGGGCCGGCGGGCGGGTGGCTGATGGCGTGATCGGCGCGGCCGGGGGCATCATGGGCGGCATCGGCGGCTTTACCGGCGTCATCCCCACGCTGTGGTGCACCCTGCGCGGGCTGGCCAAGGACGAGCAGCGCGCCATCATCCAGAGCTTCAACCTGGCCACGCTGGCGGTGACCATGGCGACCTATGTCGGCACCGGCATCGTCACGCGCGACATGCTGCCCATGTTCCTGGTGGTGGGGCCGGCCATGCTGGTGCCCAGCATCCTGGGCGCGCGGCTGTACATCGGCATCAGCGAGATCGCATTTCGCAGGATCGTGCTGAGCCTGTTGACCGCATCCGGCGTGGCGCTGCTGTCTGCCTCGCTGCCGAAGCTGCTGGGGACGTTGCACTGA
- a CDS encoding PadR family transcriptional regulator has protein sequence MRHHPLLGRLTHHMLAHLSSHFSFHASHSSHHGERHGRHAIGRHHHGGGPGGFFGGGGDGFDGDGDSWRRGRKFSSDDLQLMLLSLLEEKPSHGYELIKALEARTNGFYKPSPGMVYPALTFLEELGYATVDTEGNKKRYQLAGPGLAHLDANRERLALMLNKLKHVARKMEWVRRALSGEAAEPGAAGVAADEREAAGGWLPEFVEARVALKRALLLRTDATPDEQRRIAAILARATAEINAGPGGQGA, from the coding sequence ATGCGTCACCATCCTCTTCTGGGTAGGCTTACCCATCACATGCTTGCCCATCTGTCTTCTCATTTTTCCTTTCATGCCTCGCATTCCTCGCACCACGGCGAGCGCCATGGCCGCCATGCGATTGGCCGCCACCACCACGGCGGCGGCCCCGGCGGCTTCTTTGGCGGCGGTGGCGATGGTTTCGACGGCGACGGCGATAGCTGGCGGCGCGGCCGCAAGTTCAGCTCGGACGATCTTCAACTCATGCTGCTGTCCTTGCTGGAAGAAAAGCCCAGCCATGGCTACGAGCTGATCAAGGCGCTGGAGGCCCGCACCAACGGCTTCTACAAGCCCAGCCCGGGCATGGTCTATCCGGCCCTGACCTTCCTCGAAGAACTCGGCTACGCCACGGTGGACACCGAGGGCAACAAAAAACGCTATCAGCTGGCGGGGCCGGGCCTGGCCCATCTCGACGCCAACCGCGAGCGGCTGGCCCTGATGCTCAACAAGCTCAAGCACGTGGCGCGCAAGATGGAGTGGGTGCGGCGCGCGCTGTCGGGTGAAGCCGCCGAGCCGGGTGCGGCGGGCGTAGCCGCCGACGAGCGTGAAGCCGCGGGTGGCTGGCTGCCCGAGTTCGTCGAGGCGCGCGTGGCGCTCAAGCGGGCGCTGCTGCTGCGCACCGATGCCACGCCGGACGAGCAGCGTCGCATCGCCGCCATCCTGGCGCGGGCAACCGCCGAGATCAACGCCGGCCCGGGCGGCCAGGGTGCCTAG
- a CDS encoding LysR substrate-binding domain-containing protein produces MKKLDLDVIEMVVAVADTGSFARGAQAVHRSASAVSMQIKALEESLGKPLFVRTTRHVTITAEGKTLLDHGRRMLAMREEAWASIVRPEMKGRVTIGVPDDYASSLLPSVLRQFAVAHPRVEIRVIGMPSSALVPLLKDNTLDLACLTKAKGIAGEFIRFEPMVWVGSAVRKVWNERPLPIAVFAHGSTARANAISALQRENIKYRMSYESPSLLGLVSMVEAGLAVAPLARCSVPGHLVQLSQGDGLPPLAELEIVLARSSRSARPPCDYLAEQILVELRT; encoded by the coding sequence ATGAAAAAGCTCGATCTGGACGTCATTGAGATGGTGGTGGCGGTGGCCGACACCGGCTCGTTTGCCCGGGGGGCGCAGGCGGTGCACCGGTCCGCGTCGGCGGTGAGCATGCAGATCAAGGCGCTTGAGGAGTCGCTTGGCAAGCCGTTGTTTGTGCGGACCACGCGGCACGTGACGATTACCGCCGAGGGAAAGACGCTGCTGGACCATGGCCGCCGCATGCTCGCGATGCGCGAGGAGGCGTGGGCGTCGATCGTGCGCCCGGAAATGAAGGGGCGCGTCACCATCGGCGTGCCTGACGACTACGCCTCTTCGTTGCTGCCGTCGGTCCTCAGGCAGTTCGCGGTGGCGCACCCGCGAGTGGAAATCCGGGTGATCGGCATGCCTAGCAGTGCGCTCGTGCCATTGCTCAAGGACAACACGCTCGACCTGGCCTGCCTGACTAAAGCCAAGGGCATCGCCGGCGAATTCATCCGGTTCGAGCCGATGGTCTGGGTCGGGTCGGCCGTGAGGAAAGTGTGGAACGAGCGCCCGCTGCCCATCGCCGTTTTCGCCCATGGCAGCACGGCGCGCGCCAATGCCATCAGCGCGCTGCAGCGGGAGAACATCAAATACCGCATGTCCTACGAAAGCCCGAGCCTGCTGGGCCTTGTCAGCATGGTCGAAGCGGGGCTTGCGGTGGCCCCCCTGGCGAGATGCAGCGTACCCGGGCATCTTGTTCAGCTATCCCAGGGCGACGGCTTGCCGCCACTGGCTGAACTCGAAATCGTCCTCGCCCGCAGTTCGCGCTCAGCGCGGCCGCCCTGTGATTATCTGGCTGAACAGATTCTGGTTGAGTTGAGAACCTGA
- a CDS encoding siderophore-interacting protein codes for MTTRDLIVQRVRHELKMRLLQVVRTQAVSPQLLRVTLAGEDLKGFVSASFDDHIKVFFPAPGQSKPVLPEPGPNGPVFAEGQPKPAARDYTPRRYDAAAGELDIEFVLHGDGPASTWAAQAAPGQYLGVGGPRGSFVIPEGFDWHLLVGDETALPAIGRRLEELPSGVRALVVLAVDNAAAEIPLPSRADVEIHWQHRDSAPAESAAGLLEQALREVTLPRGEGYVWAAGEAASIRAVRQYLVGERGIEKGRIRAASYWKAGASAVHENIDD; via the coding sequence ATGACTACTCGCGACCTGATCGTGCAACGCGTTCGCCATGAACTCAAGATGCGCTTGCTGCAAGTGGTGCGTACCCAGGCGGTGTCGCCGCAACTGCTGCGCGTGACGCTGGCTGGCGAAGACCTGAAGGGCTTTGTCTCCGCATCTTTCGACGACCACATCAAGGTGTTCTTCCCCGCGCCGGGGCAAAGCAAGCCCGTGCTGCCGGAGCCTGGTCCCAATGGCCCCGTGTTTGCCGAAGGCCAGCCGAAGCCCGCCGCGCGCGACTACACGCCGCGCCGCTACGATGCCGCCGCCGGTGAGCTCGATATCGAGTTCGTGCTGCATGGCGATGGCCCCGCCTCCACCTGGGCCGCGCAGGCCGCACCCGGCCAGTATCTGGGCGTGGGCGGCCCGCGTGGGTCGTTCGTGATTCCCGAGGGCTTCGACTGGCACCTGCTGGTGGGCGACGAAACCGCGCTGCCTGCCATCGGACGGCGCCTCGAGGAGTTGCCGTCCGGCGTGCGCGCGCTGGTGGTGCTGGCGGTGGACAACGCCGCCGCCGAAATCCCGCTGCCCAGCCGCGCCGACGTGGAGATCCACTGGCAGCACCGTGACAGCGCACCGGCAGAGAGCGCCGCCGGGCTGCTGGAACAAGCCTTGCGCGAGGTTACGTTGCCGCGCGGCGAAGGCTATGTCTGGGCGGCTGGCGAGGCCGCGTCGATTCGCGCCGTGCGTCAGTACCTGGTGGGCGAGCGCGGCATCGAGAAGGGCCGCATCCGCGCGGCCAGCTACTGGAAGGCCGGTGCCTCCGCCGTGCACGAGAACATCGACGACTGA
- a CDS encoding RT0821/Lpp0805 family surface protein codes for MTRHPLLRTTLLCAALLAPAAPAFAYLDTFIHGTVIGNMSQKESASLAQSVGKVLNDGTDGTMAPWTSPAQGKRKPIEGQLTPLRSKTDKGQSCRQLKMQLRRADQEDNWTGWFCKQSDGRWRSRKVADD; via the coding sequence ATGACCCGGCACCCGTTGCTCCGCACCACGCTACTCTGCGCCGCCCTGCTCGCCCCGGCGGCACCCGCGTTCGCCTACCTCGACACCTTCATCCACGGCACCGTCATCGGCAACATGAGCCAGAAGGAATCGGCTTCGCTCGCCCAGAGCGTGGGCAAGGTGCTGAATGACGGCACCGACGGCACCATGGCGCCCTGGACCTCCCCCGCGCAAGGCAAGCGCAAACCGATCGAAGGTCAATTGACGCCACTGCGCAGCAAGACCGACAAGGGCCAGTCCTGCCGGCAATTGAAGATGCAGCTCAGACGGGCGGACCAGGAAGACAACTGGACTGGCTGGTTCTGCAAGCAAAGTGACGGCCGCTGGCGCTCGCGCAAGGTGGCGGACGATTGA
- a CDS encoding TetR/AcrR family transcriptional regulator, with translation MRYSATHKAANRERVLEASGALVKREGFASTGVDQLMGAAGLTGGAFYSHFDSKQALLREGVERELQRSRELLLPDGEAAWGVMSQCVGALMLARTVANQDVAREILKGARTMLERAGGAAGDLRV, from the coding sequence ATGCGTTATTCCGCAACTCACAAAGCTGCCAACCGCGAGCGGGTGCTGGAGGCCAGCGGCGCGCTGGTCAAGCGCGAGGGCTTTGCATCGACCGGCGTTGACCAGCTGATGGGCGCCGCCGGCCTGACCGGCGGGGCCTTCTACAGCCATTTCGATTCCAAGCAGGCATTGCTGCGCGAAGGGGTTGAGCGCGAACTGCAACGCAGCCGGGAGCTGTTGCTGCCCGACGGGGAGGCAGCCTGGGGCGTCATGTCGCAGTGCGTCGGGGCGCTGATGCTGGCGCGCACGGTGGCCAACCAGGATGTGGCCAGGGAGATATTGAAGGGGGCGCGGACGATGTTGGAGCGTGCTGGCGGTGCTGCGGGTGACTTGCGGGTGTAG
- a CDS encoding SDR family oxidoreductase, with protein MSNKKAILVVGAGDATGGAIARRFAREGYIACVTRRSADKLTPLVEQIRAEGGEAYGFACDARKEDETVALIERIEREIAPLEVAIFNIGANVRFSVLKTTSRVYFKVWEMACFGGFLMGREAARVMLPRGHGSIFFTGATASLRGRDGMSAFAGAKHALRALAQSMARELGPKNIHVAHLVVDAAIDTDFIRSNFPDRYATKQDDGIVNPEHIADTYWMLHQQPRDAWTHELDIRPWIEPW; from the coding sequence ATGTCCAACAAGAAAGCGATCCTTGTGGTGGGTGCCGGCGACGCCACTGGCGGCGCCATTGCGCGCCGTTTTGCCCGCGAGGGTTATATCGCCTGCGTGACGCGCCGCAGTGCCGACAAGCTCACGCCGCTGGTCGAGCAGATCCGCGCCGAGGGCGGCGAGGCCTACGGCTTTGCCTGCGATGCCCGCAAGGAGGACGAGACGGTGGCGCTGATCGAGCGCATCGAGCGCGAGATCGCGCCGCTGGAGGTGGCGATCTTCAATATCGGCGCCAATGTGCGGTTTTCCGTGCTGAAAACCACCTCCCGCGTGTACTTCAAGGTCTGGGAGATGGCCTGCTTCGGCGGCTTCCTGATGGGGCGCGAGGCCGCCCGCGTGATGCTGCCGCGCGGGCACGGCTCGATTTTCTTCACCGGTGCTACCGCCAGCCTGCGCGGGCGCGATGGCATGAGCGCCTTCGCGGGCGCCAAGCATGCCCTGCGCGCGCTAGCCCAGAGCATGGCGCGAGAGCTTGGGCCGAAGAACATCCACGTGGCGCACCTGGTGGTGGACGCCGCCATCGACACCGATTTCATCCGCTCGAACTTCCCCGACCGCTACGCCACCAAGCAGGACGACGGCATCGTCAATCCGGAGCACATCGCCGACACTTACTGGATGCTGCACCAGCAGCCGCGCGACGCGTGGACGCACGAGCTGGATATCCGTCCGTGGATCGAACCGTGGTAA
- a CDS encoding MetQ/NlpA family ABC transporter substrate-binding protein, with translation MQRRSLFESIALAAAMIVLPAAHAADQVVRLGTMSGPDAQIWEVVRTVAKRSGLDVKIIEFNDYAQPNAALDAGDLDANSFQHQPFLDSQIEARHYKIANVGLTYVAPMGFYSKKLKSLKALPDGAKVGIQNDPSNGNRALLLLQKEGLVTLRDGAGKNGKNATPLDIKANPRKLKIVELDSAILPRSLDDLAVASINTDYAVKAGLSPAQDAIATEDLRGPYANLIAVRTQDKDKPWVKPLVAAYQSQEVREFLATQFKGAILPAF, from the coding sequence ATGCAACGCCGTAGCCTGTTCGAATCCATCGCCCTGGCTGCCGCCATGATCGTGTTGCCCGCCGCGCACGCCGCCGACCAGGTGGTGCGCCTTGGCACCATGAGCGGCCCCGACGCGCAGATCTGGGAGGTCGTGCGGACCGTGGCCAAGCGCAGCGGCCTGGACGTGAAGATCATCGAGTTCAACGACTATGCGCAGCCGAATGCGGCGCTGGATGCCGGGGACCTGGACGCCAACAGCTTCCAGCACCAGCCCTTTCTCGACAGCCAGATCGAGGCGCGGCACTACAAGATCGCCAACGTCGGCCTGACGTACGTGGCGCCAATGGGCTTTTACTCCAAGAAGCTCAAGTCGTTGAAGGCACTGCCGGACGGTGCCAAGGTGGGCATCCAGAACGATCCCTCCAATGGCAACCGCGCGCTGCTGCTGTTGCAGAAAGAAGGCCTGGTCACGCTGCGCGATGGCGCTGGCAAGAACGGCAAGAATGCTACGCCGCTCGATATCAAGGCCAATCCCCGCAAGCTGAAGATCGTGGAACTGGACTCGGCCATTCTGCCGCGCTCGCTCGATGACCTGGCCGTGGCTTCCATCAACACCGACTACGCGGTCAAGGCCGGCCTCAGCCCGGCCCAGGATGCGATTGCCACCGAAGACCTGCGCGGCCCCTATGCCAACCTGATCGCGGTGCGCACGCAAGACAAGGACAAGCCGTGGGTCAAGCCGCTGGTGGCGGCCTACCAGTCGCAGGAGGTGCGCGAGTTCCTGGCCACGCAGTTCAAGGGCGCGATCCTGCCGGCGTTCTGA
- a CDS encoding LysE family translocator, whose amino-acid sequence MHGTESIYGFLAVGGMLAVTPGPNMVYVMSRSIAQGRKAGLVSLAGVMLGYLFYMFGAAFGITAFFLSVPYASSILGAAGAAYLSYLAWQAVKPGGRSPLEVRDLPHERRRRLFAMGATTSLLNPKLAMTFLSVLPQFINYRNGNVLEQSLVLGSSLIIAFATVNGAVAICAGSMAKLLSRRPGLLLAQRWAMGAVLLVLGANMMIDARRLAGIG is encoded by the coding sequence ATGCACGGTACGGAATCGATCTACGGATTTTTAGCGGTCGGGGGCATGCTAGCCGTGACGCCTGGCCCGAACATGGTCTACGTGATGTCACGCTCCATTGCGCAAGGACGCAAGGCCGGGCTCGTGTCCCTGGCTGGCGTCATGCTCGGATACCTTTTCTATATGTTTGGCGCGGCGTTTGGCATCACGGCATTTTTCCTGAGCGTGCCCTACGCCAGCAGCATCCTGGGCGCGGCGGGCGCTGCCTATCTGTCCTATCTGGCGTGGCAGGCCGTGAAGCCTGGCGGCCGCTCCCCGCTCGAAGTCCGCGACCTGCCGCACGAACGCCGCCGGCGGTTGTTCGCGATGGGCGCGACCACCAGCCTGTTGAATCCCAAGCTGGCGATGACCTTCCTGTCGGTCTTGCCCCAATTCATCAACTATCGGAACGGCAACGTCCTAGAGCAATCACTCGTGCTCGGTTCCTCGTTGATTATCGCGTTCGCCACCGTCAACGGCGCCGTGGCGATCTGCGCCGGCAGCATGGCAAAGCTCCTGTCGCGCCGGCCGGGACTCTTGCTGGCCCAGCGCTGGGCCATGGGCGCGGTTCTGCTTGTGCTGGGCGCGAACATGATGATCGACGCCCGAAGGCTAGCGGGAATTGGCTGA
- a CDS encoding SRPBCC family protein codes for MAQRRIVLKMPASAAAAFEAFHNHEERLMWDTLLSVAYVEGGGTHPHVGAITTNIGRGWKKFLGMRTQFVSYDPPRIAAATITAPTGPFVFWGASMRHRDLGHGASELIYTFNVKLRPRLLGRILDPFAAKVFELETRRRFAAMAAHLRQRKPGDD; via the coding sequence ATGGCTCAGCGTCGTATTGTGCTTAAAATGCCGGCATCTGCCGCCGCAGCGTTTGAGGCCTTCCATAATCATGAGGAACGGTTGATGTGGGACACATTGCTGTCGGTTGCTTATGTGGAGGGCGGCGGGACGCATCCCCACGTAGGTGCCATCACCACGAATATTGGTCGAGGCTGGAAGAAATTCCTTGGCATGCGGACGCAATTCGTCAGCTACGATCCTCCCAGAATTGCCGCGGCCACCATCACTGCCCCCACCGGCCCGTTCGTATTTTGGGGTGCTTCGATGCGACACCGTGACCTTGGTCATGGTGCCTCTGAGCTGATCTACACTTTCAACGTCAAGCTACGCCCCCGGCTGTTGGGGCGCATTCTGGATCCATTCGCGGCCAAAGTCTTCGAATTGGAAACGCGTCGGCGTTTTGCTGCGATGGCCGCCCACTTGCGGCAACGGAAGCCGGGAGACGACTGA
- a CDS encoding MlaC/ttg2D family ABC transporter substrate-binding protein, with translation MRNVILIPVVSALLAFGSTACAQVDDKSKPQALIQTVTQQLLREVRARAVAPGDIQRITTIVNKDILPYTDLNRTTQLAMGRYWRTATPAQQQQVVEQFKLLLIHTYAGAIAQLRPDQQIEYPPSRIEPAETDVVVRTVATNMKSGQPVQIDYRLHKTPEGWRVYDLNVLGAWLVQTYRQQFNDKIQQSGVDGLIQSLTERNERLVSGRQ, from the coding sequence ATGAGGAACGTCATCCTGATTCCCGTTGTTTCGGCCTTGCTTGCCTTTGGCAGCACAGCCTGCGCCCAGGTCGATGACAAGTCCAAGCCCCAGGCGCTGATTCAGACCGTGACGCAGCAGTTGCTGCGTGAGGTGCGCGCCCGCGCGGTCGCCCCGGGCGATATCCAGCGCATCACGACGATCGTGAACAAGGACATCCTTCCGTACACCGATCTGAACCGCACCACGCAGCTCGCCATGGGCCGTTACTGGCGCACCGCAACGCCGGCGCAGCAGCAACAAGTGGTGGAGCAGTTCAAGCTGCTGCTGATCCACACTTATGCCGGCGCTATCGCGCAACTCCGCCCGGACCAGCAGATCGAGTATCCGCCGTCGCGCATCGAGCCGGCCGAGACGGACGTGGTGGTGCGCACGGTCGCCACCAATATGAAAAGCGGCCAGCCTGTGCAGATCGACTACCGTCTGCACAAGACGCCGGAAGGCTGGCGCGTGTATGACCTGAACGTGCTGGGGGCCTGGCTGGTGCAGACCTACCGGCAGCAATTCAACGACAAGATTCAGCAAAGCGGGGTGGATGGGCTGATCCAGTCACTGACCGAGCGTAATGAGCGGCTTGTGTCTGGCAGGCAGTAG
- a CDS encoding LysR substrate-binding domain-containing protein — MSTLLSSSLLSWLRCFEASARHCNFTHAATELCVTQGAVSQQVKQLEQWLDRPLFLRTPRALVLTPEGERLRFVLRESFQAIEGTLTQLRKPREAGPIALSCAPSFAMRWLTPRLGDFFRDHPEVGLRVYGEFHALDRTRMVRDGIDAAVRFDLGGYEDLKARLFLDEWLLPVASPAFLAAHPELRRPQDLRGAWLLHDVSPWDGAQAFEEWRHWLQVAGVEAQVGELDAGQRFNLSQLAVGAALAGQGIAMGRSALVLEDIEAGRLVDLFGIHARSQASYFFVCAHGQTPPVAMVEDWLAAEGARFEAARAKVLDVQARGAKATAR; from the coding sequence CGGCCACGGAACTGTGCGTGACGCAGGGCGCGGTGAGCCAGCAGGTGAAGCAGCTGGAGCAGTGGCTGGACCGGCCCTTGTTCCTGCGCACGCCGCGCGCGCTGGTGCTGACGCCCGAAGGCGAGCGGCTGCGCTTTGTGCTGCGCGAGTCCTTCCAGGCCATCGAAGGCACGCTTACCCAGCTGCGCAAGCCGCGCGAGGCCGGCCCCATTGCGCTGAGCTGCGCACCGTCGTTTGCCATGCGCTGGCTGACGCCGCGGCTGGGCGATTTTTTCCGTGATCACCCCGAGGTGGGCCTGCGCGTCTACGGCGAGTTCCACGCGCTGGACCGCACCCGGATGGTGCGCGATGGCATTGACGCTGCCGTGCGCTTCGACCTGGGTGGCTACGAGGACCTCAAGGCCCGGCTGTTTCTCGACGAATGGCTGCTGCCGGTGGCAAGCCCGGCCTTCCTGGCCGCGCATCCCGAGCTGCGCAGGCCGCAGGATCTGAGGGGTGCCTGGCTGCTGCACGACGTGAGCCCGTGGGACGGTGCGCAAGCATTCGAGGAATGGCGCCACTGGCTGCAGGTGGCGGGGGTGGAGGCGCAGGTGGGCGAACTTGACGCGGGCCAGCGCTTTAACCTGTCGCAGCTGGCCGTGGGTGCGGCGCTGGCCGGGCAGGGCATCGCAATGGGGCGCTCGGCGCTGGTGCTGGAAGATATCGAGGCCGGCAGGCTGGTCGACCTGTTCGGCATCCATGCGCGCTCGCAGGCGTCTTACTTCTTCGTCTGCGCGCACGGGCAGACGCCGCCTGTCGCCATGGTGGAGGATTGGCTGGCTGCCGAGGGCGCGCGCTTCGAGGCGGCGCGGGCCAAGGTGCTCGACGTGCAGGCACGCGGCGCGAAGGCCACCGCAAGGTGA